The Sciurus carolinensis chromosome X, mSciCar1.2, whole genome shotgun sequence DNA segment CATCAGCAGCCAGCTGAAGCCCACCGAGAGTCCAGGGCAGGAGACCTAGCCTCTGCATCTTGATGGCAGGTGTATGGGATTGCCATTGCTGCTGCAACATGACCACGCACTTAGGGCCCTAAAGGGTGCAAATCCATTTTACACATAGAGTTCTGGAAGGCAGCAGTGCAAAATCCAGGCGCCAGCCAGGCCTGGTTTCTTCTGGAAACATGAGGGTGGAAAccattttcttgctctctttggTCCACAGGGTCCCCGCTTCAAGAATCCTTCCTGGCACCTGTGTGAGCTCTACTCCTGAGTCTGATCCTCTGGCCTCCCTCCTGTGTGCCTCTCCTGATGCCTTTGGTGGCCCTGCATAACAGTGCGATGGCCCCATCTGATGGTGTTTTAGGGAATCGCAACACCGAGTCTCGGGACAGAAAGTAGCACAGGTTCGGGTTCTGGGGATTAGCACTGGGGCACTTTGGAGGAAGGCGTGTTCTGCTCTCCACAGCCTGATAGAAAGGCACGCGGCTACGTATAATACCACtccaaaaagaaaggaattgagaCTCGGGGTTGTGTCAAGGACGTGTACGTGACAGATTATGGGCGACTTCCCCATGATGAGTAAGTCACTCAGCGTGAGAGTGGAAATCCCACAGTAAGAACCACAGAAGCCCCGAATGCTTCCTTCCAGCTTCACACACTGAGGGTCTCTAGCACCTGGAGTGTCGTCCTGAGAGGAACGTCTCGGAAGGCCCAGGTGGACAGAAGGGACTCAGGAGACATGAGGTGCAGGTGCTCCCCTGCACCCACAGACAAGGAGGGGCCCCCTGCCCccgctgcctgcctgcctgctacGCTCCCTTAACGTCCTCAATTTAGCCTTCTGTTTTTACTGCCAGCCTCAAAAGCTAGACACCTGTTATAAATGGTGCTTTAGCTTCCAGAAAATGGGTCCAAAAGAACTCGTCCGAAGGAGCCCAGGGGACACAACTGCGGGCCACCTGCATGCAGCTGCACACCGCTGTCCCTGCCCGAGTGCCAGGGATGCTGCCAACGACTCAGAGACAGAGTCCCCAGGCTACTCTCCAGGAGTGTGCCCTACAAATCCAACCCATATTTTCTGTGGTGCATGGGAAATGATTCCCCAAGGAAATCGAAATGATCATTCCAAAGCAGAAATAAGGGGAATGCCATTTATTAATCAAAATGCAATATGGCCAAAATGGGCAGGAAAACATCAACACTGTTCACCTCTTGGAGCAAAGAGGAAATGACAGGAGACGTCACTATCAGTAACTGTAAACGCACAAGCAAGAACATCATCTCAAAATTGTTGGAAGGTGAGCCAAGCTAGACTTGAAGCCAAACCCGTGGCCCCACGTGCTTCCACCGTTTCAAACAGCAGGCAAAATCAAGTCAGCTGAAGCTCATTGGAAGCTTCTGCAGGCAGGGCCTGCAGGTTAACAGGTCCTGTGGTCTCGCCATAGCATTTGGGTGGTGTTTGTGTGGTGGGGACCCTTTGCTGTGCTTCACTAGGTGCTGTCCTCATGAGTCAGCCTTATCTCTTTGAAATGGTCCACATGTCAAAAGTGGACCATGTGAAAGACTCACAGGAGACACAGGGAGCACCAGGGCTGCAGCAAAGCAGTACTCCTGGCCTGGGCCCTGGCAGGAGTGGAGAGGAGTGCTCGTCCCCATCTTTGAGAGCAGCATCTCCAGGTGGTTCCGACCTGGCACTGCAGACCCTGAAAGGGGCAGAGCCCGTGCCCTTCCTCCTCCGTGGGTCGGACCTTCGCGGGTGGGGAGACTGCATGCCTTCAGGAGAGTGGGGCACATCAGCCTTGAGGGTAGGGGCCCCGCTCCCACAGGAATGGCAGGCTTTCTACGCCTCTTACTTATGCACCTATCTGGCTGACTTGGGAGGAAACCTTTGTCAACCCAGCGATTAAACACGATGCACCTCGGCGGACAGAATGAAATCTCAGGAGCCTGCTCTAGAAAGTGTACGCCTGGGAAGGTGGGTTTCTCAAGGAGCTAAAGGCAAAGCTGTTCTGGGAAAGGAGGTCAGACCAGAGCGTCCTCCGGCCCCAGCCCAGCACAGGCAGGCGCAGCCCCTGTGGGGTTACTGTCACTTGGCTCGGGACTCATTCCCTCCTGCGGCGGGTTCCCAGGGAACCCTTCTCTGAAGTGCGCCGCCTGGTGCGCGATGAGGCCTGCTTTCTTTATGAAGCTCTTGGAACAGTGGCTGCAGATGTAGGGCTTCTCCCCGGTGTGGATCCTCAGGTGGATCATGAGGCTGGATCGCTGTCTGTAGCTTTTCTCACAGTGCTGGCAGGAGAACGGTCTCTCCTGGGTGTGCGTCCTCTGGTGCAGAGTGAGAGCCGTCCGCCGATTGAAGCGCTTCCCACAGCTGTGGCACTCGTGACGTTTCTCCTGCGTGTGAGTTTTCAGGTGTCCCATCAGGTTGGCCCTGTTGGCAAACCTCTTGCTGCACTTATGGCACTGGTAGTTGTCCTTGGCACAGGGCCCTCTCTGGTGCATGGTGAGGTGCGCCCCCTGAATGAAGCGCTTGTGGCACAGGGAGCACTCGTAGGGCCTCTCCCCTGTGTGGATGCGCACGTGCCGGTCCAGGTCTGAGCGGTGCAGGAAGCCCTTCTCACAGCCGGGGCACTTGTAACCCAGCTCCCCCGCGTGGATTTTCAGGTGAGTGGACAGCCGCTTCTTGCAAGTGAAGCACTGTCCACACTGGCCGCAGCGATGGGGTTTCTCTTGGGGATCCCTGGGCTTGGGGGCTGCCAGGGGCAGGGGCTTCCCTGCCGCACAGGGCCTCGGCGGGTGCACCGGCTTCCAGCAGGAGCTCAGCAGCTCCTCTGGGGCGGTGTCGCTCGGAGGTTCCAGCTTTTCACAGCCCATGGGTGGAGGAGCATGAGGCGCATTCGCGTCTAAACAAACCAAACATGGCTGCACGCTGCCCAGGTTTCCCTGCGCTGACGCACTCCCTTTGCTTTCTCTGCCGATTCCAAAACCTGAGAGAAGACAGGGCAGGCGCAGGGGTCCCCGTGTTCCAGGAAAAACGGAGAGGCGGGCCCACGAACGCTgggctcccagcctccaggaAAGGTGGGAATCCCCAGGCGCCCTCCCCACCCGCTGCCCCTGAGGAAGGCTGCAGGCTTCTCTTCCTTCACCCCGGGCACCGGGGCACTGGCTCAGCCCTCACCTACCTCTCCTGGACTCAGGTGCTTGCTCCACGTGCCGGCCGCCCAGCAGCTCTGCCATCCCTGGCTCTCCCCTGCACTCCAGCAGGCAGCTCCAGCCAGACTCTGGGGTGGCATGTCCTGGCCACAGGGAAGACGGGGGAGGAAGGAGATTTCGAGTCACCCCAGGCTTTCCTGCTGCCTTGGACAGGCACCCTCTGCACATCTACTTCCTCCTCAGTCAGGATGACTTTGCCCAGAGCCTCTGCCACAGGGTTGGTGTCTGCGTGTGCCTTTTAATTCCAAGAAGACAAGAGCAAGTGAGGGGACAGGCCCAGTGTGCCTACTTGAAGCTCTTCTCCTCTGATGGTTGGCAGGGTCAGGACTCCGAGAACCGAAAGAGTTTCGTGGGAACTTTGGGAGGGAGAGTATTTAGCTGAGGGGCAAAATGCAAAGGAGATCTTCCTGTGGTGTGTGCTGGCATACGGAAGCTGAGGAGCATTCTCCTGTCGACGGCAAGgggcagagagaggcaggggCCGAGGCCAACACAAACTGGAAAACTGCTTACTAGCTCCGCTTCTGTAAGAGCCGACCAAGGTGAAAGGACACCCGAATTGGGTTGGACACGAGCCCGGAGCACCTCTGCGTGTGTGTCTCAGCTGAAGCCTAGAAGCGGCTTCCTCTGCCAACACCCCGAGAAGCTAACAGTGTCCACCTAGGACAACCAGGTAACCTTCCAATACCACTCACTGTCCCCGGTGCCCAGCCGGCCCTGTCCTCACTGACAGCCCCCGTGGCTGGCATCCTGTTCTCCACAccacttcctctccttcctcatctctgGCCACCTCTGCTACTTTGCCATGAATTGTGGGTTCAAATGTTGAAGTGGAATCAAAGAGAggatagggggctggggagatagctcagtgggtagagtgcttgccttacaagcacagggccctgggttcgatccccagtactgcaaaaaaaaaaaaaaaagataggataGGATGGTGAACTCTTACCgtcacaaaacaacaacaacaagggAGCTGGGCTGGGTTAATCCCAAGGGAAATCTGAGTTCTGAACATCATATCAAGCCATAGGATgttgagacacacacacacacacacacacacacacacacacacaccttacatTGAATTTTCCTTGAGAGGAGGCTGTGTGTTCCGGACTCTGAAAAGTGAAACCCATTTCAAATAAACATCTGCTTGAATTCACGGTTTTGGGTGTGCTTGCATTTCAAAGCTAAGGGTGGGACTCGAGGGCAAGGAGGCCCAGCTCAAATAACTCCACAGGTCCGAGGTCGAAGGGAAGCTGCCATCAAGTGAAATGGGAGGAAGCCACAGCACGGAGGTAGTGGGTGGTAGTGGGGCTGGCTGTGGCAGAAACTTGGGGCCCCAGAATACCCCCCACGAGAGGGAAGCAAAACAGTTTGCGATGGCAGGAAATGCACCTGGGTGTGCCCCCACACCATTCCCCATGGACTCGAACCTGTCAGTTCTGCAGAGTGCACCAAATGTCCCTCTGAAACCAGGCCGCACACCAGTCCCTTGTTTGGAACTGAAGCCAAAGACCTATTTAGGGACTGAAAGCAGCCCTTCAGCAGAATCGAGTAGCCCCGAGTTGTAGCACAGGGCAGCCCTGTCTCCTGGGCTTTCCCGTTGGGCTCTCATGTCCCACTGCTGCTTCCCGTaagcaccacacacacagcaaaggaaacggTCACCTTAGGTCTGTGGCCCCAGCACCAGGCTCCCAGGTGCCAGTTTTCAGAGAGGCCGGCCCAAACCAGAGCCCCTTCCTGGGTGGTAGCCCAGTGCATTTCCTGACTGAGCACCAATTCAGCCCTTCCTGCCAGTCATGGTGGTCCTGAGCAGCACTGGGATCCAGGTGAGTCCATCCCCTGGCCGATGGAAGCCCTACTCCTGTCACTCTCACAGGTTGGCATTTCCCAAACTTCTGCTCACAGCGCATGGCACCTTGACCCATTCCCGGCCCCCATCTAGCCTGTGTCCGCATCTGCCACTCTTTTTAGATACtcttggttttggtaccagggatggaacccaggggtgcttaaccactgagccacatccccaggctttttaatgttttattttgagacagggtctcacgaagttgcttagggcctcactaggttgctgaggttggtgctaaacttgccatcctcctgccccggcTCCCTGACgcattgggattacaggggtgtgccaccatgaccgGCTGCCACTCTTTTACATTGAATAGATTACCATCGCCAATACAGAACGAACCTGCCACTCACCCACAGGTTTTCCCTGACATTGGCACAATTTCTGTGTGCCAAGGCGGTGGGGACAGTCGTGGCTCCTGTTGCAGGCCAACATCAGAGCTTCTGAGGAGGCCCAAGGTAGGCCAACAGGAGCAGAGACTGACACATAAGCTGCAGCGGGAGGGTGCCTGGACACAACTGTTTGTGAGGACGTTTGGCCatggctatttatttttattttttaaatacatttttagttgtcgatgggcctttatttatgtgcagtgctgagaatcgagcccagtgcctcacacatgctaggcaagtgctctaccactgagctgcaatccCAGCCCCCGAGTCTATTTATGTCCTAAAATGTCTCTCCATCCACAGAACAAGTGATCCTTTTTCGAGAAATTTCTCCTGTGGACACATGCCCAGAGAAGGATGCTCACTGTGCTTTATGGCGTAGCTCCAGGGTGCTGCTGACAATGTTCAATGCTACTGACAAGCAAGAGGCAAGTCCCTGTACCAACTTCTGCTGCAGGGTGGGGTGCGCTCTTGGCTTTAGTCCTGATGCCAGCCAGCCTGTGTTGTGATGGAAACTGGCCTCAGCAGTGGTCATGCAGTGAACCTGACATGGCCTTTTCGCCCTGGTCCCTCTGTCCCAATCCCTGGTGTCCCTACTTAGCTCCAATTCCGCACGGGCCATTTCCATCTGGAAAGCCAAACTCACCTAGACCTACAGAACCTGATCCTCCCCAGTGTTCTCCATGTCAGTGATTAACATTGTCATCTAAGCAGTTCACTGGCCAGAAACCGGGATGCTATCTATGAACCCTTCTCGTCAATCCCGTGACCCCCTGTCAATCAACAAGTCCTCTATTTCACACCCGCTCAGTATCTTGTGAGTCACCCCTTCGGAATCCATCATCAATACCACAGCGCCCCTACTCCTGCCCACCCTGCGGAGTGCAGCAGCAGGTCTTCTCTCTGCCGCTGGGCCTCTGCACACGCAGCCCCTTCTGCCAGGGGAcctccctctcctcactcccgCCACTCAAAGGTTGACTCCAATCCATCCTGGAGCTAGCTACTGGCCCAGATCCCCCTCCTCCAGAGTTCTCCCCTCTCAGCCTAAAAGCTGGCGAGGGACCCTCCCGTGTGCTCTGCCAGCATGCTAGGGCCTCCAACACACGGTTTCCATCACAGATAGGACATACGGTCCCATGGACACATCTGAACTCTCCACCCAAACTGAGTGCCAGGGCAGCGGGGGCTGCTTTCACGCCGGGTGGCCTGCCTGGTCCCCGAGTCCAGCAGGATGCCTGGCTCTTCACCAGTGCTCATAATGTTGACTGTGACAATAAATGTGGAGACGTGGGGGGACACAGTCGCTAAGCCTGGGCTCTGTGCTAGTTATGGGGGCTTCCCACGTTTCCATTTTGGAACATGGGCCAATCTCCACTAATCTTCCTCTGCAGGTCTCCTTGGTGGTCTCAGTACTACACAGTGTCTTCCACGTGCCACCAAGGTGAAGCTGAGCCTGCTGGAGATAGGGGAGAGGATTCCCACCACACCTGGGGGAGGCGAGGGCGGGGACAGGGCATGGGTAGCAATGGAAGGAAACCCCAAAGGGAAGGGGAACAGGACACCGGGCATCAAGTCCACCTGGCCTCTTCTCCTGCTAGCGCCCACCCATTGGTGTCTGGGGCCCTGCATCTCAAAGGGGGGTGTGTGCAGCACTCGCTCAGAGAGCTTGTTAAACACCTACCCCAGGTGACGCTGAGGCTGAGGGACTGCTGACTAATGAGCAGGGTCATTGGTTTCGCCTCCTCCCAAAGCCACTCTACCCACAGTGCATGGTTCCCTGCTGTTCCCAGAGACGCATCTCCTTATCCTCCGCCTGCTTTGTATCCAAGAGGGCCGTTCCCATCGGGGAGTCCACGTTTCCAACCAACCCAACCTCTGAGAGCTCTCGAGTGTTCGATCACACAcaaaagagcagaaagaaaaccCTTCCTTACCAGGATCCAGAAAGGGCTGGCATTCCCCAGCGGCACCATAGTTCAGCTCCTGAGGCCCTGCCTGTGGGATCCAGGCCTCTGTCACTGGGGCCTCCTGGACAGGTCCCATTCCCTGGAGTGCAGACGTCTCCAGGTGCATGTTTGGTGGCATGGGTACTGTTCCTACTGGAGCCAGTTCTTCCAAGAGCATGTCATGCATGTCGACCTGGGGGAAATGCCAGAGCCCATCACTTCAGAGTCACCCACGATCGAGCGGTGAAGTTAGTTCCACCTCACTCTAAAGCAAAGTGTTGCCGACTAGCAATACAATCAGAGCCACACGTGCAGTGGAAACTTTTTCAGTGGCCACAGGACACAATGTATAAAAGGAACCGGAGTGTTCTTGATCTTCATAGCAAGTGGAATCTAACCCCACAAGCGCAATCCGTCAGGATTTCTGCATGTAATCCATGTGAACAGTTACCAAGTTACCTGCTCTTCCCCCCAGAGCTTCTGCACGTGCTATGCGGTTTACACTCCCAGCAGGTCTCAATCAGCACTGGCCACGTTTCACTTGCTCGAGAGGCACACGTGGCTAGTGGCTCTTGTACTGGGCAGGGCAAGACTAGAACACTTGAAGATGAAATCTTGCATGGTAAACAAAACGAAGAagacagaagggaagggagaCCACAAACGCATCCTGCTCTGGGGAGGCAGGACCTTTAGCAGCCTCCTGTTCAGGCCTCTATGTGCCCTGAAGCCAACAGCTCCTGCAGAGCCCTGCCCCACGTGGGACCCAGCACCCTGACACCCTGCTGGAAGCACATGCTCCCCCTCGCAGACACAccaccctccccttcccctcagcCCTGCCCTCCCCAAACAGAGGCATGGTGTGGTCCTTCTGAACCCAGGGCAGTACCACTGCCCCTGTGGCGTATCCAACATATGCTGGCTGGTGCCGGCTATTGGGATTCCAAGGATCGGGATGGGAGCATTGCTCACAAAGCAGAGCTGTCCCAGGTCCCTCCCAAGTGGGCAATTCCCCCTCGAACATTCATGCAGTTAAAGAGCACCTGCCAAGTACCACATTGTGGTGACCAGATACTGACAAAGTGTTTTTGCACATTTTAGCATGACTTGGATTTCCTAGGTCTGCACTGTGCAAATCAAAGCATGATCCCACTGCTTGTTCTGAGTTCCCAAGACAGTTTGCCAGGTGGGGAGATCGTGTGGCCAGCAGCAACGGTGCACAGTGCTTGAGCCTTACTCCGTTTCTAACTGTCCCATCCCAGTGACTCTAAGCAGAGATGTAGGCATCTCACAACTTCATGATGAGACAGCCCCGACATGTTTATGCAGAAATGCACATTCGTTAAGAACCAACTGTGTTCATTCTCCTTTTCAACCTCTCTGGACGCTACTTGACCCACAGTAGACAGACTTTCTCTGAAGAGCCAAAGAGTAAATAGAGTGTGGGCTACATTTACCctgtcatttcttttctgtcatcCTCCTCATTTACATTTACTtgttgggattttattttatctgtataaGAGTTGGAAGCCAGGGCCGTTTTAGCGCTGAGCTACACCTCCGGCCTTGTTATGTTTTattggagacaggttctcatctcgctaagttgtggaggctggcctcgaacttgccatcttctggcctcagcctcccaggtggctgggaaGGCAGGCCTGTGACACCACGCCCAGCTCCTCTTTTGGGGGACCGATTCATCAAGAAGGTGAAAATCACCAGGGGTTTGCAGGGCACATACCAACGGGCTGTGGCCAGATCAGGCCTGCAGGCCATAGAGCAAATTATTGAAGCTCATGGTGGATGCCTGTGGGTAGTTGATGTCATTTGTGAATTTCACTTGTGGACAATTCAGGAGACATTACAGAAtatgtgctggggatggaagacAGGGTCTGATAGGGTTGGGAATCATGGACTGAGATGCTGACTCGAGGGGAAGGGAGAATGAAAAGGGAATTGGAGAACTACTGGGGCCGTGGACTGACACACAGACAAAATGAGTGGTCCAGGCCCAGCTGCCTTAGCTCCTCTTTTGGACTAATAACCCAAACCCCCGACTCTTGTCTCACCTCCAGCGGTGGTATGTGGCGCTGTCTCTGCCAGTCTTCTATCAGGGCCAAAAGTCTTTCTCTGCTCTCCGGGCCGTACGCGCTCACCCAGCTCTCCATCTCCGTGGGCAGTATGGTTAGGAATTGCTCCAACACCAGCAGCTCCAGGATTTGCTCCATAGAGCGCATCTTGGGCTTCAGCCACCGACAGCAAAGCTCCCACAGCCTGCTGAAAGCTTCCCGAGGCCCGGCCGCCTCTGTGTACTGGAACTGCCTGAAGTGCTGGCGCAACACCTCGCAGTCATTGCTGTGGTCGTGCAGCATCGGGTCCCCCTTGCACAACCAGGCGGCCTCCGTGGCAGCGTCTGCCCTGAGCGTCATCGGCCCTTCCCGGAGTCGAGTTTCTCTGCAGCCCGAGGTCTCAGGTTCCAGGCCCTCCTGGAGCCGAGGACAGGGAAACGGGAGAGAGAAGACCCAGCCCTGAAGACAAAGGGGCACTAGACTCTGCCCTCCAGTTTGAGGGCCTGCCGACACACAGCCACCGACTCACTCCCCAGGGAAATGCACGTGCACATCCGACTCTGCGCCCAGTCCCCAAAGGTTCGCAGAATGCCCGAGCCCCAGCACACACCCTCTAGAGCCATGCTGCCCAGCACGTCAGCCGCTGGCCTCACGTGGCTGAggcaaaagtggtgaaagaaggaggaagatggCAGAATAATGTGAGGCACCATTCCTCTCAGCTCGGCTACCCAGAACTCAAACAGCAGGAATACCACTTCTCTCTGAGGCTTAGAGTGAAAACCCCTGAGACTGGAGGGGCAGCCTGCCCTAGCCGAACCAGACTGCTTGACGTGTCAATGGGCTActcatcaaaacaaacaaaaaacaataaaaagagaacCTCTCCACCGGAGTTTATCAATCGTCCGCTATGCAGGAGCCATCCGTGAACTGCAGCCCGGCTGAGCCTAAGGAAACGGAAACCCAGACCTGAGAGTTTGCAGCTACTAGGGCTGCGTGGGCAGGTCTGAGCCCA contains these protein-coding regions:
- the LOC124971667 gene encoding zinc finger protein 449-like; amino-acid sequence: MLHDHSNDCEVLRQHFRQFQYTEAAGPREAFSRLWELCCRWLKPKMRSMEQILELLVLEQFLTILPTEMESWVSAYGPESRERLLALIEDWQRQRHIPPLEVDMHDMLLEELAPVGTVPMPPNMHLETSALQGMGPVQEAPVTEAWIPQAGPQELNYGAAGECQPFLDPGHATPESGWSCLLECRGEPGMAELLGGRHVEQAPESRRGFGIGRESKGSASAQGNLGSVQPCLVCLDANAPHAPPPMGCEKLEPPSDTAPEELLSSCWKPVHPPRPCAAGKPLPLAAPKPRDPQEKPHRCGQCGQCFTCKKRLSTHLKIHAGELGYKCPGCEKGFLHRSDLDRHVRIHTGERPYECSLCHKRFIQGAHLTMHQRGPCAKDNYQCHKCSKRFANRANLMGHLKTHTQEKRHECHSCGKRFNRRTALTLHQRTHTQERPFSCQHCEKSYRQRSSLMIHLRIHTGEKPYICSHCSKSFIKKAGLIAHQAAHFREGFPGNPPQEGMSPEPSDSNPTGAAPACAGLGPEDALV